The proteins below come from a single Chitinophaga pinensis DSM 2588 genomic window:
- the xseA gene encoding exodeoxyribonuclease VII large subunit, with translation MSALETRNYITLSQLAAGIQGTIKNAFSGQSYWVVADITSHSFYPAKGYHYFDMVEKDPRSHQMIAKISTTAWGNGSTRIKEFENVTGQRFSNDMQVLVRVAVEFHPVYGLKLSLMDIDPSYTIGQLEQQKQATLQRLVTECADIVQKTPDGYMTRNKALRLNPVIQRIAVISSASSAGYQDFMHTMQSNAYKYIFYTDNYFTAVQGEANATQVCIQLDAIIASGKQYDTVVIIRGGGAQTDLLLFDQYALGKAVAGFPVPVITGIGHHKNETITDMLAHTATKTPTRAAELIIAHNRTFEEALLTQQSQIIIRMQQMIAGRKKQLSSLHTGIINRSRDLLSVHRDGLTRAKQAIPQRARHTLLRQRNAISQLSGQLLAKPGQVTASRLQELAHIRKDIQVYARKLLQQQQQKLVHHETVVRIMSPAALLQKGFAMVQHKGQIITSAAQLSPGDEITVQMADAGVHATITSKTTTDGY, from the coding sequence GTGTCTGCTTTGGAAACAAGAAACTACATAACGTTATCACAGCTGGCAGCCGGCATACAGGGCACTATCAAAAACGCTTTTTCAGGACAGAGTTATTGGGTGGTGGCCGATATCACCAGTCACTCTTTTTATCCTGCCAAAGGATATCACTACTTTGATATGGTGGAAAAAGATCCGCGCAGTCACCAGATGATTGCGAAGATATCCACTACAGCATGGGGAAATGGAAGCACGCGTATCAAAGAATTTGAGAATGTAACCGGACAACGTTTCTCTAATGACATGCAGGTACTCGTACGTGTTGCCGTAGAGTTTCATCCCGTATACGGCCTTAAATTGTCCCTGATGGATATTGATCCCAGCTATACCATCGGTCAGCTGGAACAGCAGAAACAGGCCACTTTACAGCGATTAGTGACCGAGTGTGCTGACATTGTACAGAAGACGCCGGACGGATACATGACCCGTAATAAGGCGCTGCGGCTTAATCCGGTCATCCAGCGTATTGCTGTCATCTCCTCTGCTTCTTCTGCAGGCTACCAGGATTTCATGCACACCATGCAGTCCAATGCCTATAAGTATATATTCTATACGGACAATTACTTTACAGCGGTACAGGGTGAGGCAAATGCAACACAGGTATGTATACAACTGGACGCGATCATCGCTTCCGGCAAACAATATGATACTGTTGTGATCATCCGTGGCGGTGGCGCACAGACCGACCTGCTGCTGTTTGACCAGTATGCACTGGGTAAAGCAGTCGCCGGGTTCCCGGTGCCAGTCATCACCGGTATCGGGCACCATAAGAACGAGACCATTACCGATATGCTGGCCCATACCGCCACTAAAACCCCTACAAGAGCAGCTGAACTTATCATTGCACATAACCGTACCTTTGAGGAAGCATTACTGACACAGCAAAGTCAGATCATTATCCGGATGCAACAGATGATTGCAGGCAGGAAAAAGCAACTGTCTTCATTGCATACAGGTATCATTAACCGCTCACGCGATCTGCTGAGTGTACACAGAGACGGACTGACACGTGCAAAGCAGGCCATCCCGCAAAGAGCCCGGCATACCTTACTGAGACAGCGCAATGCCATTTCACAGTTATCCGGACAATTACTGGCGAAACCGGGTCAGGTAACCGCCAGCCGCTTACAGGAACTGGCGCATATCCGCAAGGATATACAGGTATATGCCCGTAAACTGCTGCAACAGCAGCAACAAAAACTGGTACATCATGAAACAGTGGTAAGGATTATGAGTCCGGCAGCACTATTGCAAAAAGGCTTTGCCATGGTACAGCACAAAGGACAGATCATTACCAGCGCCGCACAGCTGTCTCCCGGAGACGAGATCACCGTACAAATGGCAGATGCCGGCGTACATGCAACAATCACTTCAAAAACAACGACCGATGGATACTAG
- the xseB gene encoding exodeoxyribonuclease VII small subunit, producing MDTSLTYEAAYKELQQIAREIETESVSVDVLAARVKRASELITFCQARLRATEAEVENIIQQMEDKPL from the coding sequence ATGGATACTAGTCTGACATACGAAGCAGCTTACAAAGAACTGCAACAGATAGCCAGGGAAATCGAAACGGAATCCGTTTCCGTAGATGTACTGGCAGCGAGAGTGAAACGGGCCTCCGAACTCATTACCTTCTGTCAGGCACGCCTCCGGGCGACAGAAGCGGAAGTCGAGAACATCATTCAGCAGATGGAAGATAAACCGCTTTAA
- a CDS encoding TolC family protein: protein MKRAIVLAVATLALSCMGIVATAQTNYTLSAALDTARTSSPVLKARYMNINAAQADVITARLRPNPNLNNQTMQLVSSDHFAPGTRWSSNQNRQVWYQLTKPVQWPNQRKYKIETADKDVTLANNTYEEDVRNLSLNVGSSWINCWVLKKRLALLNESRTNLDTLVKINELRYKDQVISQTDLTRTKVLLSQYDLQLSVFTQDYQNELHTLQLLTGNTTPMEIDTSNEILTFVPSLTLDSLIAQTMDNRSDVILAKNTIDERASNAKYQRSLAVPQPELGVIYNPQNAVPYIGFYGAIDLPFFNRNQGEIKKAQIQQQQAQQELSATQRQAQTEVVTAYNTYQLQQKNIEKYSGILHQSQQILDNVKYAYLRGGTSIIDFLDAQRNWYDTRLLYYDSLQAYYQSYIQLLFATGLINQL from the coding sequence ATGAAACGAGCGATCGTCCTGGCTGTAGCAACATTGGCACTATCCTGTATGGGGATCGTTGCTACCGCCCAAACTAACTACACACTATCAGCGGCATTAGATACCGCCCGCACCAGCAGCCCCGTACTGAAAGCAAGGTACATGAACATAAATGCAGCACAGGCGGACGTCATTACAGCCAGACTACGGCCTAATCCCAATCTGAACAATCAGACCATGCAACTGGTCAGTAGCGATCATTTTGCCCCCGGCACAAGATGGTCTTCCAATCAGAACAGACAGGTATGGTACCAGCTCACAAAGCCGGTTCAATGGCCCAATCAGCGTAAGTACAAAATAGAAACGGCTGATAAAGACGTTACTCTCGCCAACAACACCTACGAGGAAGATGTACGTAACCTCTCCCTGAACGTGGGGTCCAGCTGGATCAACTGCTGGGTGCTGAAGAAAAGGCTGGCACTGCTCAACGAAAGCAGGACTAATCTGGATACCCTCGTAAAGATCAATGAACTGCGCTATAAAGACCAGGTCATCTCACAGACAGACCTGACGCGTACAAAGGTGCTGCTCTCGCAATATGATCTGCAACTGAGTGTATTTACCCAGGATTATCAGAATGAACTGCATACCCTGCAACTCCTCACGGGTAATACGACACCCATGGAGATCGACACCAGCAATGAGATACTGACATTCGTGCCTTCCCTTACACTGGATAGCCTCATTGCGCAGACCATGGATAACCGCTCCGATGTTATACTGGCAAAAAACACCATCGATGAACGGGCCAGCAATGCAAAATATCAGCGATCCCTGGCAGTACCGCAACCGGAACTGGGGGTTATCTATAATCCGCAGAACGCCGTTCCATATATAGGTTTCTATGGCGCTATCGATCTGCCTTTCTTCAACAGGAATCAGGGGGAGATCAAAAAAGCACAGATACAACAGCAACAGGCGCAACAGGAATTGTCTGCCACACAACGACAGGCACAAACAGAAGTAGTCACCGCTTACAATACCTATCAGCTGCAACAGAAAAACATTGAGAAGTACAGCGGTATCCTGCATCAGTCACAACAGATCCTGGACAATGTGAAATACGCCTACCTGCGCGGAGGTACCAGTATCATCGACTTCCTCGACGCACAACGCAACTGGTACGATACCCGCCTGCTGTACTATGATTCCTTACAGGCGTACTACCAGAGCTATATACAATTATTATTTGCTACCGGCCTCATAAACCAATTATAA